Proteins co-encoded in one Halorussus vallis genomic window:
- a CDS encoding pyridoxal phosphate-dependent aminotransferase — translation MTDFSERVEQVSISGIREVFEAAGEDAINLGIGQPDFPTPDHAKRAAVDAIESGESDAYTSNKGTLGLREAISAKHDRDNDYSVPPENLIATAGGSEALHIAIEAHVDPGEEVVYPDPGFVSYEALTHIAGGEPRPVALRDDLTLDPAAVEDAITDDTAAFVVNSPANPTGAVQSEADMREFARIADEHDVLCISDEVYEHIVFEGDHRSPMAFAESDNVVVVNACSKSYSMTGWRLGWVAASERRIERMLRVHQYAQACASAPAQYAAEAALSGPQDCVDEMVAAFEERRDVLLDGLDDIGLETPKPSGAFYAMPKVPEGWVEEVLERGVIVVPGEAFGEHGEGYARISYATDMAQIEEALEIMREAYEAVR, via the coding sequence ATGACGGACTTCTCCGAGCGAGTCGAGCAGGTCTCCATCAGCGGCATCCGCGAAGTGTTCGAGGCGGCCGGCGAGGACGCCATCAACCTCGGCATCGGCCAACCCGACTTCCCCACGCCCGACCACGCCAAGCGGGCGGCCGTCGACGCCATCGAGTCGGGCGAGTCCGACGCCTACACCTCGAACAAAGGGACGCTCGGACTCCGGGAGGCCATCAGCGCGAAGCACGACCGGGACAACGACTACTCGGTGCCGCCCGAGAACCTCATCGCCACCGCCGGCGGGAGCGAGGCGCTCCACATCGCCATCGAGGCCCACGTCGACCCGGGCGAGGAGGTCGTCTACCCCGACCCCGGCTTCGTCTCCTACGAGGCGCTGACCCACATCGCGGGCGGCGAACCCCGACCGGTGGCGCTCCGCGACGACCTCACCCTCGACCCCGCCGCCGTCGAGGACGCCATCACCGACGACACCGCGGCGTTCGTGGTCAACAGCCCAGCGAACCCGACCGGCGCGGTCCAGTCCGAAGCGGACATGCGGGAGTTCGCGCGTATCGCCGACGAGCACGACGTACTCTGTATCTCCGACGAGGTGTACGAACACATCGTCTTCGAGGGCGACCACCGCTCGCCGATGGCGTTCGCCGAGTCGGACAACGTGGTCGTCGTCAACGCCTGCTCGAAGTCCTACTCGATGACCGGGTGGCGACTCGGCTGGGTCGCCGCGAGCGAGCGTCGCATCGAGCGGATGCTCCGGGTCCACCAGTACGCCCAGGCTTGCGCGAGCGCGCCGGCCCAGTACGCCGCCGAGGCCGCGCTCTCGGGACCCCAGGACTGCGTCGACGAGATGGTCGCCGCCTTCGAGGAACGCCGCGACGTGCTGCTCGACGGTCTCGACGACATCGGCCTGGAGACGCCGAAGCCCTCTGGCGCGTTCTACGCCATGCCGAAGGTGCCCGAGGGTTGGGTCGAGGAGGTCTTGGAGCGAGGGGTCATCGTGGTCCCCGGCGAGGCGTTCGGCGAGCACGGCGAGGGCTACGCCCGCATCTCCTACGCCACCGACATGGCCCAGATAGAGGAGGCGCTCGAAATCATGCGCGAGGCGTACGAGGCGGTGCGCTGA
- a CDS encoding UbiA family prenyltransferase, protein MSLSRRGSGIVPATRALASQVHPVFMLPPVASSLFGGVLAGTFSPLSGLLHATAIFAAVYTAHVKDGYVDFYIRGEDDDHPLTKSGCERALAGSTALFAACTAGLWLTVGVGAALVTVPTWLIGYHHAPQLDTNPVTTTTGYPLGIALAILGGYYVQAGTLAATPVAFAAVFLVLLSGVKVIDDAQDFEYDRSIEKRTVAVALGRERARTAAYALMACALALVVGFAALAVFPPSSAAAVAGFGAVALFARRAEPELATMLLVRGSYVFLALLLVAVWFRPLS, encoded by the coding sequence ATGTCCCTCTCGCGCCGCGGCAGTGGCATCGTCCCCGCGACGCGGGCGCTCGCCTCGCAGGTTCACCCGGTGTTCATGCTCCCGCCGGTCGCCAGTTCGCTGTTCGGCGGCGTGCTCGCGGGGACGTTCTCGCCGCTGTCGGGACTGCTCCACGCGACCGCCATCTTCGCCGCGGTGTACACCGCGCACGTCAAAGACGGCTACGTCGACTTCTACATCCGCGGCGAGGACGACGACCACCCGCTGACGAAGTCCGGGTGCGAGCGCGCGCTCGCCGGGTCGACCGCGCTGTTCGCCGCCTGTACGGCCGGACTGTGGCTGACGGTCGGGGTCGGGGCGGCGCTGGTGACCGTGCCGACGTGGCTCATCGGCTACCACCACGCGCCCCAACTCGACACGAACCCCGTCACCACGACCACGGGCTACCCGCTCGGCATCGCGCTGGCGATTCTGGGCGGCTACTACGTCCAGGCCGGGACGCTCGCCGCGACGCCGGTGGCGTTCGCGGCGGTGTTCCTCGTGTTGCTGTCGGGCGTGAAGGTGATAGACGACGCCCAGGACTTCGAGTACGACCGCTCCATCGAGAAGCGAACCGTCGCGGTCGCGCTCGGCCGCGAGCGCGCCCGCACCGCGGCCTACGCGCTCATGGCCTGCGCGCTCGCGCTCGTGGTCGGGTTCGCGGCGCTGGCGGTGTTCCCGCCGAGTAGCGCGGCCGCGGTCGCCGGATTCGGGGCGGTCGCGCTGTTCGCGCGCCGCGCCGAACCCGAACTGGCGACGATGCTGCTGGTCCGGGGGTCGTACGTCTTCCTCGCACTGTTGCTGGTCGCGGTCTGGTTCCGACCGCTGTCGTAA
- a CDS encoding CBS domain-containing protein: protein MELPTPQDVRERRTDLGLTQSELADRAGVSQPLIARIEGGDVDPRLSTLRRIVEALEESEGDIVRAGDLMHEEVVSVAPDDPVSRAVTRMQDAGFSQLPVIEDGVPVGSISFEDLMSVDEDARDQPVEEFMGESFPTKSPNATLDEISTDLGHNKAVIVTERGNTVGIITEADIAARLS from the coding sequence ATGGAATTACCGACGCCACAGGACGTCCGCGAGCGTCGGACCGACCTCGGGCTCACCCAGAGCGAGTTGGCCGACCGCGCGGGCGTCTCCCAGCCGCTCATCGCCCGAATCGAGGGCGGCGACGTCGACCCCCGGCTCTCGACGCTCCGGCGAATCGTCGAAGCCCTCGAGGAGTCGGAGGGCGACATCGTCCGGGCGGGCGACCTGATGCACGAGGAAGTCGTCAGCGTGGCCCCCGACGACCCGGTGAGCCGGGCCGTCACCCGGATGCAGGACGCGGGGTTCTCGCAATTGCCGGTCATCGAGGACGGCGTCCCGGTCGGGTCCATCAGCTTCGAAGACCTGATGAGCGTCGACGAGGACGCCCGCGACCAGCCAGTCGAGGAGTTCATGGGCGAGAGCTTCCCCACCAAGTCGCCCAACGCCACGCTCGACGAGATCAGCACCGACCTCGGCCACAACAAGGCGGTCATCGTCACCGAGCGCGGTAACACCGTCGGCATCATCACCGAGGCCGACATCGCGGCGCGGTTGTCCTGA
- a CDS encoding helix-turn-helix domain-containing protein, which produces MPIAELQLDSCILRTAMTSAPDAVLRYEQCHRSADGVRLYAWVETDDFGAFAEALAADDTVANPAVLAVDAGRRLYRVEFTEAGRAASLSPVRAELDIVVLDARATAEGWTVRLFTPDNEALSAFTDECDERNLSFTVETLQQAPPRSGQTAAELTSPQREALEVALEEGYFEVPRRAALRDVAEKLGISAQAASERLRRGVASFLRTRLREE; this is translated from the coding sequence ATGCCGATAGCTGAACTCCAACTCGACTCGTGCATCCTCCGAACCGCGATGACGTCCGCGCCCGACGCGGTCCTCAGATACGAACAGTGCCACCGCTCGGCGGACGGCGTCCGACTGTACGCCTGGGTGGAAACCGACGACTTCGGCGCGTTCGCCGAGGCGCTTGCGGCCGACGACACCGTCGCGAACCCGGCCGTCCTCGCGGTGGACGCCGGCCGTCGCCTCTACCGGGTCGAGTTCACCGAGGCGGGACGCGCCGCCTCGCTCTCGCCCGTTCGGGCCGAACTCGACATCGTCGTCCTCGACGCGCGGGCGACGGCGGAGGGGTGGACGGTTCGGCTGTTCACCCCGGACAACGAAGCGCTCTCGGCGTTCACCGACGAGTGCGACGAGCGAAACCTCTCGTTCACCGTCGAGACGCTCCAGCAGGCGCCGCCGCGGTCCGGGCAGACCGCGGCGGAGTTGACGTCTCCCCAGCGGGAGGCCCTGGAGGTCGCGCTGGAGGAGGGGTACTTCGAAGTTCCGCGCCGGGCGGCGCTGCGGGACGTCGCGGAAAAACTCGGCATCTCGGCGCAGGCGGCGTCCGAGCGCCTGCGCCGGGGCGTGGCGTCGTTCCTCCGGACCAGACTCCGCGAGGAGTGA
- a CDS encoding alpha/beta fold hydrolase, with the protein MTASIYRTDDGRREIRARYRRMRDDLDAEFDEEWVETRFGRTHVLATGPEDAPPLVVFHGGNVVNPVSLEWFLPLADDYRLYAPDTVGHPGLSAETRVSPAGDDYGKWVVDVLDGLDLDRVPMVGPSYGAGIVVRTAAYAPERIEAASLVVPSGIASGSVLRMVRAVVVPMLVYRAFPTRERLLRALQPMFSEPADELDPELVDLVGAVFRHVKIERVMPAEATAAELADFRAPTQVVAAENDVFFPAEKVIPRAREVFPNVADVGLLADSGHFPAPATRVEMVERIAAFLGERAR; encoded by the coding sequence GTGACCGCCAGCATCTACCGCACCGACGACGGACGCCGCGAGATTCGCGCCCGCTACCGCCGCATGCGAGACGACCTCGACGCCGAGTTCGACGAGGAATGGGTCGAGACGCGTTTCGGCCGGACCCACGTCCTCGCGACCGGTCCAGAGGATGCCCCGCCGCTGGTGGTCTTCCACGGCGGGAACGTCGTCAACCCCGTCAGCCTGGAGTGGTTCCTCCCGCTGGCCGATGACTACCGACTGTACGCCCCCGACACCGTCGGCCACCCCGGGCTGAGCGCCGAAACCCGGGTTTCGCCCGCGGGCGACGACTACGGGAAGTGGGTCGTCGACGTGCTCGACGGCCTCGACCTCGACCGCGTCCCGATGGTCGGACCTTCCTACGGCGCGGGCATCGTCGTCCGAACGGCGGCCTACGCGCCCGAGCGAATCGAGGCGGCGTCGCTGGTCGTCCCGTCGGGAATCGCCTCTGGGTCGGTGCTTCGGATGGTCCGGGCGGTCGTGGTGCCGATGCTCGTCTACCGGGCGTTCCCGACCCGCGAGCGTCTGCTTCGTGCGCTACAGCCGATGTTCAGCGAACCCGCCGACGAACTCGACCCGGAACTGGTCGACCTCGTCGGCGCCGTCTTCCGGCACGTGAAGATAGAGCGGGTGATGCCCGCGGAGGCGACCGCGGCGGAACTCGCGGACTTTCGCGCCCCGACCCAGGTCGTCGCCGCCGAGAACGACGTGTTCTTCCCGGCCGAGAAGGTGATTCCGCGGGCCAGGGAGGTCTTCCCGAACGTCGCCGACGTGGGACTGCTCGCCGATAGCGGTCACTTCCCCGCGCCGGCAACCCGCGTGGAGATGGTCGAACGAATCGCGGCGTTCCTCGGCGAGCGGGCGCGGTGA
- a CDS encoding DUF7282 domain-containing protein yields MTRKTVLVAVVAMLALGTPAAFALGTAPNATNGAPMAQETTTEPGQETTTAAGGQTANVTFQDQTSNGTAVVVQRVVVPEGGFVVIHEAQQSAGETTPGAATATGAQTTTVPAVETTTTAPGEAQTQQYAAGAVLGNSTYLTPGVHRNVTVTLNQSLEESQVLIAMPHRDTNDNQQYDFPQADDPYVQDGQPVTDWASITVQATGAGNATATPAGETTTA; encoded by the coding sequence ATGACACGAAAGACAGTACTCGTAGCAGTCGTAGCGATGCTCGCGCTCGGAACGCCGGCCGCGTTCGCGCTCGGCACCGCCCCGAACGCGACGAACGGCGCGCCGATGGCACAGGAGACGACAACCGAACCGGGCCAGGAGACGACCACCGCGGCGGGCGGCCAGACCGCGAACGTCACCTTCCAGGACCAGACCTCGAACGGCACCGCCGTCGTAGTGCAGCGGGTCGTCGTCCCCGAGGGTGGCTTCGTCGTGATCCACGAGGCCCAGCAGTCGGCCGGCGAGACGACACCCGGGGCCGCGACGGCGACCGGGGCACAGACGACGACCGTGCCCGCCGTCGAGACGACCACCACCGCCCCCGGCGAAGCCCAGACCCAGCAGTACGCGGCCGGGGCGGTTCTCGGCAACTCGACCTACCTCACTCCCGGCGTCCACCGGAACGTGACGGTCACGCTGAACCAGTCGCTGGAGGAGAGCCAGGTGCTCATCGCGATGCCGCACCGCGACACCAACGACAACCAGCAGTACGACTTCCCGCAGGCCGACGACCCGTACGTCCAGGACGGTCAACCGGTGACCGACTGGGCGTCCATCACCGTCCAGGCCACCGGCGCGGGTAACGCGACCGCGACCCCCGCCGGCGAGACGACCACGGCCTGA